ACGAAATGtcgaaggaaagaggagagtggaCAGAACGTTTAGGCgcggggaagagggaaaaactggaaagaaaaaaggcTCGCGGGTAAATGGCAAGCCAGTTTTCCACTCTGGGGCGTGTACGCGATTCAGGCACGGACGCGTTGACATGTAAATGATTGatgttttgaagaagaatatcAAATAATCAACATACAGGCACTTATAATACTCCCTTGCGACACTTGGTGGAGCACAATAATAAGCCATGGAGGACGACTACTTCTCAATAACGTCCATCTTGGCCGATAACCATGTAAGTTGCGATAGACTTGTATGGCAGAGTGCCCAGAGACGTGACTGACTCGACTTCTGCTTGTGCCATTGGAAATAGAAAATGTCATGTACCTTTGCCCTTAATGTTGAGGGCTTAGGATATTTGGAAGGGAGTACTGAGAACGATGTAAGCTAATGAAAACTGTGGTCTGGCGATTTTGCTGACAGCTGGTGTAGATCCATGAGGGCACAAAGGTCGAGCTCCCCTTCTGGTTGGCCCAGACATTAAGTGTCAAGTGAGCGAATAGGCATTTTCACTTCACATGTTATGCAACTGACAGTTTCTTTACTAGCCAATTCACAACATTCGCACTGCCTCTTCCGTACTCCAATCGTGTCCAGTCGGCCTTGATAGCGTCTCCTTCCAGTGTCAAACTCTCCAATCTAGTTGGTGGAAATGGGTGGTGGTACCGCTGGGGAAAGAAGCTTGCGGACATGCTGGAGGATGTACAAGCTACGAATATCCGAAATATGCTTTTGCGGGTAAGTGTAAAAGACTGATGGTATAAAGAATCTAGTTGACACGACGTTCTCAGGCATTCACAGGGCGATTACCAACTCTACAAGATTTGGCCGCTCACCACGCCTCAGCAGATCATACAATGCCGGAGCTGAGTACAAGCAAAGCGGAGATGTTCCgagatggaatggaaggggatgaaagagaGTGTAAGTCCATGTTCGCTGTGGTAGGGGTTCAAGGCAAGGGCTGAACCATACGATTTAGTATTCTCCATCGGCCAAGATTCGGGGCGATTATTCAAGGCATGGTATgacaggaagaaaggaagcaGATGATTGGATATCATACCCGTAAGTTGACTATATGGGCAGAACATCGGATGCTAACACTTTGGATTGTTGCAGCCATTTGTGCATTTGATTTGGATATCCGGACATGTATTGTTGTATAATCTTTGAGCTGTTTGAGCCGTGCCGTAATTGGTTCTTCGGAAGCAGGAGATAACGCTTGAATAGGAATCATTATTATCATATATCTGACTCTTATAAGCCTTGTACTGAttccttcaaactcaatGGAAGGACGGGTCCTTTACGAGTACATTCGGTTGTGATGAAAAACAAGCGAATAATAAACAGAGCTACGGTGACAGCCATGGTTGCTCTTTTGTTCTTATGCAAGGCCCACGTATTTTAAACCGCCTTTGTGACCTTTGAACTGCTAATCAACACAGCTTGCATATAAAAGCTAATCTGATTTTTGCGTGTCTAGAAGAGTCTTTTGCAGGATCCATATTCTGGGGTGTGGCTCTACGCCGAGAGCCGAAGTGGGCGGTGCCTTAGTTTCGTAGTCgcgtttttttttttctagGCGGTGCGTGACGGGTGTCTTGCGTTCTCCTGTAATCTCCTCGCAACCCCTGTTCTGTAGCATGTACACCCCGGCCTCATAAGCCTGCATACTGTGCTGCCATGCcacatttcttctctcctccgtTCCGATTTGTATCTTAGCTCAACAAAGAAGCGATTGCTTTCCCATCATCCACGACAAACACGCGCCTGCTTCCTGTCGTCCCCTGCGCGTAAAAAGGATCGTGCTCCAAAACGCGTAGAAGCAGAAGCCACGGCCGGACTCCAAACACAGAAATCTGTCTATTTCTTCTCTATCACCTATACCTCTTACTTTGAGTACGCTGTCAGAGACAGCTTGACTTATTATTGTCCACCTGGTGTGCGACGCGATTCCATCACACAGCAGGCCGTCATACAGCACCGCATTTTACTTTTCGACTTGGGACTGTACCGATTGAGGTTATCCAAGCACGCTATCTCATCGTCCATTTGCCACACGAAGACTTCAAAAACCCTTTTAAAACGGCACAACTTGAAGAGTGCTCCCAGTCCTTTGTCCCTTGCCAGCTTCCGCTGCTGCAGAGCCTTTGACCTTCGAACCACACTCCGACTCCTCTACTTCAAAAGTAACGAACCTCAGTTTACAGTTTATCAGTCCGCTAAGACTGCTCTTTTGACGAGATGCGGTCTTTTTCATCGAGCACCCTACATGGGGcataccttttccttggaCTACTCATGTGGACGCACATCTTCCCTTGCTTCGTGAATGCACAATCAGCCGCCGCTACTTCGACAGCTAGAACGTCTGAAGCGGCCGCTGCAACTTCCAGTGGGGCAGCAACGTCCATAGCCGCTGCAGCTACTACATCTGCTGCTCGGGCTGCATCTTCAACGACAGCTGCAGCTGTCACGACGTCGGCCGTTTCTTCTGCAGCTGCAACTGGTAAACCCTATTTAATAATACATGACGTGGAGACTATGACTGCATGTGGTCTTGGACAGTAAGTATCGTCTGTTATTTCATAGAGCCTGTTGCTTACATGACTTAGGATTTACTGGAATGTATACAACGAAGATGACTCCAAAGTAAACATCACAGTATACGCTGTAAATGCAGGAGTGGACCAGGATATCCCTTCTGCCAGCACAACCTCTGCCGCAGCCGCCAGcacttctgctgctgctaccTCCCAAAAAACATCCAGTGCCGTCACTTCTGCTGCAGCAGCTACATCCTCCCCCGTTCCCTCTACTACTACCGCCGCCGCTTCCACCACAGTCGCAAACGCAACATTGTCTCGTCGTACCAATCTTACCATTAACAAGACCATC
Above is a window of Cryptococcus tetragattii IND107 chromosome 1, whole genome shotgun sequence DNA encoding:
- a CDS encoding DNA replication complex GINS protein PSF3, with product MEDDYFSITSILADNHKMSCTFALNVEGLGYLEGSTENDIHEGTKVELPFWLAQTLSVNQFTTFALPLPYSNRVQSALIASPSSVKLSNLVGGNGWWYRWGKKLADMLEDVQATNIRNMLLRAFTGRLPTLQDLAAHHASADHTMPELSTSKAEMFRDGMEGDERELFSIGQDSGRLFKAWYDRKKGSR